One genomic segment of Dehalococcoidia bacterium includes these proteins:
- a CDS encoding glycoside hydrolase family 15 protein yields MGYKSISDYGIIGNMLSAALVGIDGSIDWCCLPQFDSPSVFAAILDDERGGRFHIRPQTPFKCGQAYLPDTNVLQTTFQTATGTATVTDFMPCYLISGHRLAQFPEIHRVAQCTEGEVSLEIIFEPRLDYARSRTRLDISKYGVTANGGKDTLALSSSIPFATHEDSAVSRFTLQQGQKNESVLRYGSDTPVPPSAYKSAGKLERTAAYWQHQTEGMACSGTWREAIVRSYLALRLLVYSPTSAVIAAPTTSLPNEIGGERNWDYRFSWLRDTSLTFNAFHCLWHSEKDSGFRKWLLNVCRKGDSRNQVFHKIDFMEPVDEQVLDHFRGYRDSQPVRIGNDAYRQLQLDVPGEVLETAYNYFNIGGHIGQCIWALLESFVNDACELWQKPDSGIWEVRGGPYHFVHSKLMCWVAVNRGIKMAEKLGHRRNLERWGRTARDIKDDILTRGWNSQRRAFTQHYDTLAMDASNLRMPLYGFLPISDERIMSTIERTVEELSLNGLLFRYRADEIDDGHSGSEGAFLSCSFWLARDLLRMGRLEDAVAMYQRLLGYGNHIGLFSEMADPTSGEALGNFPQALTHLEVITTGLELLQAMQGKNTAAGRSPA; encoded by the coding sequence ATGGGTTATAAAAGTATAAGCGATTATGGAATCATTGGAAATATGCTTTCTGCGGCCCTGGTAGGGATCGACGGCTCCATCGACTGGTGTTGCCTGCCCCAATTCGATTCCCCCAGCGTCTTTGCCGCGATATTGGATGATGAGAGGGGGGGGAGATTTCATATCAGGCCGCAGACGCCTTTTAAGTGCGGCCAAGCCTATCTACCCGATACTAACGTGCTTCAGACCACCTTCCAAACCGCGACAGGCACGGCCACTGTAACCGATTTCATGCCCTGCTACCTAATCTCTGGGCATCGACTGGCCCAATTCCCTGAGATCCATCGCGTGGCGCAGTGCACCGAAGGTGAGGTGTCACTGGAAATTATTTTTGAGCCGAGGCTAGACTACGCTCGAAGTAGGACACGATTAGATATCTCAAAATACGGAGTTACCGCAAATGGAGGGAAAGATACTCTAGCACTCTCCTCTTCGATTCCCTTTGCCACTCATGAAGATAGCGCTGTTAGCCGATTCACTCTTCAACAGGGACAAAAAAATGAGTCTGTCCTGCGATACGGCTCCGATACACCTGTGCCTCCCAGTGCCTATAAATCGGCAGGTAAATTAGAGAGAACCGCGGCATACTGGCAACATCAAACTGAAGGCATGGCCTGTTCGGGCACTTGGCGAGAGGCCATTGTGAGGTCTTATCTGGCCCTGCGCCTGCTGGTTTACTCACCAACAAGTGCCGTTATCGCGGCTCCAACCACATCATTGCCGAATGAAATCGGCGGCGAGCGTAACTGGGACTATCGCTTTTCATGGCTCAGAGATACCTCGCTAACGTTTAATGCATTTCACTGCCTATGGCACAGTGAAAAGGATTCAGGGTTCAGGAAGTGGCTGCTTAATGTATGCCGCAAGGGTGACTCCAGAAACCAGGTTTTCCATAAAATCGATTTTATGGAACCAGTTGATGAACAGGTGCTCGATCATTTTAGGGGATACCGGGACTCCCAGCCGGTACGAATCGGGAATGATGCCTATCGGCAACTTCAACTGGACGTTCCTGGTGAGGTTCTAGAGACCGCCTACAACTACTTCAACATCGGTGGCCACATCGGGCAATGCATCTGGGCACTCCTGGAGAGCTTTGTTAATGACGCGTGCGAGCTGTGGCAGAAACCCGACAGCGGTATCTGGGAGGTAAGGGGTGGCCCATATCATTTTGTGCATTCCAAGCTCATGTGCTGGGTAGCTGTGAACCGGGGAATCAAAATGGCCGAAAAGCTGGGGCACAGGAGAAACCTTGAGCGATGGGGAAGAACTGCCCGGGATATCAAGGATGACATTCTAACCAGGGGCTGGAACTCACAGCGGCGGGCTTTTACACAGCACTACGATACATTAGCTATGGACGCGAGTAATCTCCGCATGCCTCTCTACGGCTTCTTACCCATCTCTGACGAGCGGATAATGTCCACTATCGAACGCACCGTTGAAGAGCTGAGTTTAAATGGCCTTTTGTTCCGATATAGAGCCGACGAGATCGATGATGGACACAGCGGGTCGGAGGGAGCGTTCTTGTCGTGCTCCTTCTGGTTAGCGAGGGATTTGCTCCGGATGGGAAGGCTAGAAGATGCTGTCGCTATGTATCAAAGATTA